The DNA sequence ACCCACTTTCGCAGAACTTCCGGTACTATGACTGATCCATCCGCTTGCTGGTTATTTTCCAATATTTGAATAAGAATGCGCGGCGTCGCTACCATAGTGTTATTAAGTGAATGCGCAAACCGCAAGTTTCCTTCTCCGTCCCGATAACGAATATTCAGCCGACGCGTCTGAAAATCATGAAAATAGGACGACGAGTGCGTTTCTCCATATTTGTTTTGAGATGGAATCCATGCTTCAATATCATATTTTTTTACCTGTCCGAGCCCTAAATCTCCACCGCAATTCACTACCACACGATACGGGAGACCGAGTTCAACCATCATATCCTCCGCGTTCTTGGTAAGCGCCTCATGCCATCTGACCGATTCTTCATGATCCGCACGACAGAGCACCACCTGTTCCACTTTAAAAAATTCATGAACGCGGTAAAGCCCTTTCGTGTCTTTCCCATAACTCCCTGCTTCGCTTCGGAAACATGGTGAGAGCGCCGCTGATAATTTTGGAAATTCGTTCTCGTCTAAAATTTCATCTTCATACATGCCCATCATCGGAACTTCCGCTGTTCCCGCCAGATATAAATCTTCCCCTTCTATTTTGTACACTTCGTCTTTTCCTTGCGGAAGCCATCCGGTTCCCACAAGCGTAACGCCGCGCACAAGAGCGGGAGCCATATGAATCGCAAATCCTTTTTGTATCAGTTTTTCAAATGAAAACTGCCATAATGCCTGCGCCAACAATACTGCTTCATTTTTTAAAAAATAACCGCGAAATCCGGAAACTTTCGTTCCGCGCTCAAAATCAGCCAGATCAAGATCTTTCAAAAGCGCAATATGATCTTTTGGCTCAAAATCAAATCGGGGCGGCTCACCCACCCTGCGAAGCTCCTGATTTTGTGCGTCCGATTCTCCTTCCGGCACGGAAAGATCCGGAATATTCGGCACCAAAAGAAGCAAACGCATATACTCCGTTTCTATCGGTTTTAATTCCTCTTCTTTTTTGGAGAGTTCTTCCTTTGCGGAACGAAGACCGGCAATAACCTGTTCCCGTTCGATTGCATCCGTTATACGAGGAACGCGTTCACTCTCCGCATTATGCCTGCCGCGCAAGACATCAACCGCCTGCACGCATTCACGGCGCTTTTTATCCAACGTTAACAATCTCTCTATATCAATAGAAATATGCTTTTTCCGAGCGGCCTCCCGCACAATATCCGTGTGCTCCCGTATAAAATGTATGTCCAACATATCTTCCAGACTAGCATATACCCCTTTAGAATTTAAGTCCGCGAACAAGGGTAGTAAATTGCTTCCCGCGTTCTTTTGCGTTTTCAAACATATCAAAACTCGCCGCTCCCGGTGAAAATATAACGGAATGCGCCTTTTGCGCAAGAGCTCTCTTATATGCCTTATGTACAGCATTAAAAAGCGTATCTACCGGCACAAGAGGGACAACTGTGCCCGCAATATCCTTGCATACTTTTTCTGTATTTTCCCCCAATATAATAACGGCTTTTATGCGCGATTCATCAAGTGCTTTTTTAACGACCGTATAAGAAAAATTCTTGTCTTTTCCTCCCATAATAAGAATGCCGGATTCCTTCTCGGTACGTATGGCGGCCACTGTTGCAAAAGGATTAGTGGAAGCCGAATCGTTATAAAATGAAATGCCATTAACAGATCGAATATACTCCAAATGATACGGCAGTCCACGAAATGACCGTATGCCTCTCTTGATTTCACCCGCCGTACATT is a window from the Candidatus Ryanbacteria bacterium CG10_big_fil_rev_8_21_14_0_10_43_42 genome containing:
- a CDS encoding serine--tRNA ligase, which codes for MLDIHFIREHTDIVREAARKKHISIDIERLLTLDKKRRECVQAVDVLRGRHNAESERVPRITDAIEREQVIAGLRSAKEELSKKEEELKPIETEYMRLLLLVPNIPDLSVPEGESDAQNQELRRVGEPPRFDFEPKDHIALLKDLDLADFERGTKVSGFRGYFLKNEAVLLAQALWQFSFEKLIQKGFAIHMAPALVRGVTLVGTGWLPQGKDEVYKIEGEDLYLAGTAEVPMMGMYEDEILDENEFPKLSAALSPCFRSEAGSYGKDTKGLYRVHEFFKVEQVVLCRADHEESVRWHEALTKNAEDMMVELGLPYRVVVNCGGDLGLGQVKKYDIEAWIPSQNKYGETHSSSYFHDFQTRRLNIRYRDGEGNLRFAHSLNNTMVATPRILIQILENNQQADGSVIVPEVLRKWVGKDRIQKLKQEER